In Sphingobacterium zeae, one genomic interval encodes:
- a CDS encoding glycoside hydrolase family 88/105 protein, with the protein MIKKTLLFLLILPVQLLIAQSNLVNFPAEADPMEVGHRIAHRFIAGKHMLHAGKWISYPETFYWTGAINYARVTNDAKLMQAMKDRFSKLVSSEPQLLPPKNHVDLNMFGSLPLRLYQLTTEESYLDLGLPYADTQWQVPENAGQEAKNWAQQGYSWQTRMWIDDMYMITIVQTAAFKATGESKYLDRAAKEMVLYLDKLQRPNGLFYHAPDVPYYWGRGNGWMAAGMTELLRMLPKDHADRPRILKGYLTMMESLKKEQRKSGMWNQLIDEADCWAETSGSAMFAYAIITGVKHGWLREKQYGPVARRAWLALAKYVDGQGAVSEICVGTNKKNDKQYYYDRPRHTGDYHGQAAYMWCINALLDANDK; encoded by the coding sequence ATGATAAAGAAGACTCTTTTATTTTTATTGATCCTTCCAGTTCAACTGCTAATCGCACAGTCGAATCTGGTAAATTTTCCGGCCGAGGCAGATCCAATGGAGGTAGGACATCGCATCGCGCATCGTTTTATCGCGGGCAAACATATGCTACATGCCGGTAAATGGATCAGCTATCCGGAGACCTTTTATTGGACGGGTGCAATAAACTATGCCCGTGTAACAAATGATGCAAAGCTGATGCAAGCAATGAAAGATCGATTTTCTAAACTTGTATCCAGCGAGCCGCAGTTGCTGCCACCGAAAAATCACGTAGACTTAAATATGTTTGGAAGTCTACCTTTGCGTCTTTACCAACTGACCACGGAGGAAAGTTACCTCGACTTGGGCTTGCCTTATGCGGATACGCAATGGCAGGTACCAGAAAATGCGGGGCAGGAGGCTAAAAACTGGGCGCAGCAGGGATATTCCTGGCAGACCCGGATGTGGATTGACGATATGTATATGATTACCATTGTACAGACGGCTGCATTTAAAGCAACCGGTGAATCAAAATATCTCGACCGCGCGGCGAAAGAAATGGTGCTTTATTTAGATAAATTACAACGCCCCAACGGATTGTTTTACCATGCGCCAGATGTTCCTTACTATTGGGGCCGCGGTAATGGCTGGATGGCTGCGGGTATGACCGAATTACTGCGTATGCTTCCGAAAGACCATGCTGACCGGCCCCGTATTTTGAAGGGTTATCTTACCATGATGGAGAGTTTGAAAAAAGAGCAGCGCAAAAGTGGCATGTGGAATCAGTTGATTGATGAAGCCGACTGTTGGGCAGAAACTTCGGGCTCGGCAATGTTTGCTTATGCGATCATAACCGGGGTAAAGCACGGATGGCTAAGGGAAAAGCAATATGGTCCCGTTGCCCGAAGAGCTTGGCTGGCGCTTGCAAAATATGTTGACGGGCAAGGAGCGGTATCGGAAATCTGCGTGGGTACCAACAAAAAGAACGATAAACAGTATTATTACGATCGTCCTAGACATACGGGCGATTATCATGGGCAGGCGGCTTATATGTGGTGTATCAATGCGTTACTGGACGCAAACGACAAATAG
- a CDS encoding RagB/SusD family nutrient uptake outer membrane protein yields MNDIRNKSRSLGRSIAFLLASTLAISSCSKEFLQPDPLSIYLPNETFNTESGLRSAMAICDRHLKGYWATDHNEMLTLGTEYIFSELMVASNTDKRSMMADVANMLTPTSDNSSLQNLDRSNSLWYLWQETYKGISYANTIIKYVDQVQTLSEEDRNAYKGRAYFHRAFRYMALVFEYGDVPLVTTIIDVPKQNYRSTKRDAILQMMTKDMEFAVQWVPDQKNMSLIGMINKGACRMLLAKYYLAIGEYQKAREQTGILIDQSGYALMTESFGTFNDGGEAQTWPITRNVIWDMHRPENKLIASNREVIMGMPNRGADAESFVKMLTMRILYPFVFDSRIQTTDGKQALLNIKRNSGDYNAKYDYMRAFGRGIGTFRPTSFQSHGVWAVNGKQDEGDLRHSSKVGNWVRMADYKVNNKASTDFGKPLLLNGPATGKLLCSDTIRRWYDVPHYKFFLDDPVSEANISGSDGSRGATNGSIADWYLYRLAEAYLLRAEAKYYINPSDGTIKDDLNAIRKRAKCTELYDGPVTIGDIMNERARELYWEEWRNVELKRVSLCLARSGKPDEWGNVYHLDNFDKQSGTDASGGSYWYQRIVHYSLYNKGIIHVNATGLSDVNYTMDKKNMYWPIPNVAITSNIKGQLKQNYGYDGYNPATPVWDQWEDAVADESKVE; encoded by the coding sequence ATGAATGATATACGAAACAAATCCAGAAGCCTGGGCAGGAGTATTGCCTTTTTGCTTGCCAGTACACTGGCGATAAGCAGCTGCTCGAAAGAATTTTTGCAGCCCGACCCGCTGTCAATTTATTTACCAAACGAAACGTTTAATACCGAGTCAGGTTTACGCTCTGCAATGGCTATCTGCGACCGCCATCTTAAGGGGTATTGGGCCACAGATCATAACGAGATGCTGACGCTTGGCACAGAATACATCTTTTCTGAACTGATGGTGGCCAGCAATACGGACAAACGCAGCATGATGGCGGATGTTGCCAATATGCTGACACCAACCAGTGACAACTCCAGCTTACAGAATCTCGACCGATCCAACAGCCTATGGTATTTGTGGCAGGAAACGTATAAAGGGATCAGTTATGCCAATACCATTATCAAGTACGTGGATCAGGTTCAAACCCTGAGCGAGGAAGATCGGAATGCTTACAAAGGACGGGCTTATTTCCATAGGGCTTTTCGCTATATGGCATTGGTGTTTGAGTACGGAGATGTCCCTTTGGTGACAACCATCATAGATGTGCCCAAACAGAATTACCGAAGTACCAAGCGCGACGCCATTTTGCAGATGATGACCAAGGACATGGAATTTGCCGTCCAATGGGTACCGGATCAGAAAAACATGAGCCTGATCGGTATGATCAACAAAGGGGCCTGCCGCATGTTGCTGGCAAAATATTATCTGGCCATAGGGGAGTACCAAAAGGCCAGAGAGCAAACCGGTATCCTGATTGACCAGTCGGGCTATGCTTTGATGACTGAAAGCTTCGGTACATTTAATGATGGCGGGGAAGCGCAGACCTGGCCTATTACGCGCAACGTGATCTGGGACATGCACCGCCCCGAAAACAAACTGATCGCCAGCAACCGCGAGGTGATCATGGGGATGCCCAACCGTGGTGCCGATGCGGAGTCTTTCGTTAAAATGCTCACTATGAGAATATTATATCCCTTTGTGTTCGACTCGCGAATACAAACGACAGATGGAAAACAGGCTTTGTTGAATATCAAACGCAACAGTGGGGATTACAATGCAAAATATGATTACATGCGGGCCTTTGGTCGTGGCATTGGAACTTTTCGCCCCACTTCTTTCCAGTCCCACGGAGTATGGGCTGTCAATGGAAAGCAAGATGAGGGCGACCTGCGCCACAGTTCCAAAGTGGGAAACTGGGTACGCATGGCAGATTACAAGGTCAATAATAAGGCTTCCACTGATTTTGGTAAACCACTTTTACTCAACGGTCCAGCGACAGGCAAACTCCTTTGTAGTGATACCATCCGTCGCTGGTACGATGTGCCACATTATAAATTTTTTCTTGACGACCCGGTAAGCGAGGCCAATATCAGCGGCTCGGACGGTTCACGGGGGGCGACCAACGGTAGCATCGCAGATTGGTACCTCTATCGCCTGGCAGAAGCTTATCTCCTGCGTGCCGAAGCCAAATATTATATCAATCCGTCTGACGGGACAATTAAAGACGACTTAAATGCCATACGTAAGCGGGCAAAATGTACCGAGCTCTATGATGGGCCAGTGACCATTGGAGATATCATGAATGAAAGAGCTCGCGAGCTCTACTGGGAGGAATGGCGTAATGTGGAATTGAAACGGGTATCGCTTTGCCTGGCACGTAGCGGTAAACCAGATGAATGGGGGAATGTATACCATCTGGATAATTTTGATAAGCAAAGCGGTACAGATGCCAGTGGCGGTAGCTACTGGTATCAACGCATTGTGCATTATAGCTTATACAACAAAGGCATCATTCATGTCAATGCAACAGGCCTAAGTGATGTCAACTATACAATGGATAAAAAGAATATGTATTGGCCTATCCCAAATGTAGCTATTACCTCAAATATTAAAGGACAGTTAAAGCAAAACTATGGCTACGATGGTTACAATCCGGCTACGCCAGTATGGGATCAATGGGAGGATGCTGTTGCGGATGAATCTAAAGTGGAATAG
- a CDS encoding SusC/RagA family TonB-linked outer membrane protein codes for MRNNCKLKQNLFYGFATSKWIPCSCLWCLVALSSPAAIVRANVPVLKALDEVMQNREITGKITDDTGQPLAAVTVNVAGSNVSTASKADGTYTITIPIASKKLVFKLLGYKSQEVDLTATNVVNVELKSTTGELDEVVVVGYGTMRKKDLTGSVTQIHPDRIANENPKTVQDILRGSAGLNIGYDASAKGGGSIEVRGKRSVYDSNSGHNNPLLVLDGMIFYGELSEINPDDIEQIDVLKDASAAAIYGSKAASGVIIISTKKGKQGKPTINMTMNAGATQLSEYRKRFSPAAYLQHREEWYTKNTYGINPTTGLYEAYQTRDANGNLTVPYGFYLNPEQLPGSLSLGAWRAQSTNESGESDRSIWGRRLGLQGNALQNFLDGKTVDWADHTFRTGFNQDYNASISGASDRVNYYLSMGYLKNEGTVVSDTYKAVRANMKINAKVTDWLELGANVNFQDRSDGNIDIDMDQILRNSPYADYADANGNPLQYPLGEQFSQRGYNYDFQKKYLELDKGYTVFNSIFNAKIKLPFNITYSFNASPRLQYFHDRYFMSAELPGSNPADRGANREQTKRFDWSLNNTISWEQTFVDKHRLMVTLVQEAEEQQSWKDRIEARNILPSDALGFHNTKNGSKENSSFDSYDTHQTADALLTRLFYAYDDRYMLTTSIRRDGYSAFGTSNPYATFPSVALAWNFTKEKFFKWGDVMDYGKLRVSYGKNGNRQLADPNLALANLYSGSGKMHGYLNSAGELVQYRYLMVDRLANPNLQWEKTTAWNFGLDFGFLKNRISGTLEYYLMQTHDMIMEQKLPNFTGFGSITTNLGQVDNKGIELTLNTVNLRKEKLQWSTTFNFAYNKNLIVHLYKNYQDVLDSNGNVIGRKEMDEISNNWFIGQPIGAIWNYQVTGIWQANEAAEAAQYGQAPGDPKVANVYTADDVVNGDITKPVYNNNDKVFLGQTDPRFRWSMRNEFILWNDLSFSFNIYSAMGHKSLSGNYLNNDDDGGRMAYGLANLPAKEYWTPENPTDRYGRIEAKGPIGAEGAAQLYDRSFIRLDNISVGYTLPRHLTSKYNLNRVKLYGTVRNVATWTKDWEYGDPETFHPDNNPSGWASRVFTFGVNLSL; via the coding sequence ATGAGAAACAATTGTAAACTAAAACAAAATCTGTTTTATGGTTTTGCCACCAGCAAATGGATACCCTGTTCCTGCCTGTGGTGTCTTGTCGCTTTATCGAGTCCTGCTGCGATAGTAAGGGCCAATGTCCCCGTTTTAAAGGCCTTGGACGAGGTTATGCAAAATCGTGAGATTACAGGTAAAATAACAGATGATACCGGCCAGCCGCTCGCTGCCGTGACCGTAAATGTGGCTGGTAGCAACGTAAGTACCGCTTCAAAGGCGGATGGAACCTATACCATTACCATACCTATCGCAAGCAAAAAGTTAGTATTTAAGTTATTGGGATACAAGAGCCAGGAGGTCGACCTTACAGCAACCAACGTCGTCAATGTGGAGCTAAAATCTACCACGGGTGAGTTGGATGAAGTGGTGGTAGTGGGCTACGGTACCATGCGGAAAAAAGACCTAACGGGCTCGGTGACACAAATCCATCCGGATCGCATTGCCAACGAAAACCCCAAGACCGTACAGGATATTCTGCGTGGATCGGCAGGACTGAATATCGGCTATGACGCTTCGGCAAAAGGGGGCGGTTCTATTGAGGTAAGGGGTAAGCGGTCGGTATACGATAGCAACAGTGGCCACAACAACCCCCTGCTGGTGCTTGATGGGATGATTTTCTATGGCGAACTTTCTGAAATCAATCCAGATGACATTGAGCAGATTGATGTGCTGAAGGACGCTTCCGCTGCAGCTATCTACGGCTCAAAAGCGGCCAGTGGCGTAATTATCATCAGCACGAAAAAAGGGAAGCAGGGCAAACCGACGATCAATATGACGATGAATGCTGGTGCAACACAGTTGAGTGAATACCGCAAAAGATTCAGCCCAGCTGCCTATTTGCAGCACCGTGAGGAGTGGTATACCAAAAATACCTACGGCATTAACCCAACCACGGGCTTATATGAGGCTTATCAGACCCGGGATGCTAATGGTAACCTGACGGTGCCTTATGGCTTTTATCTCAATCCGGAGCAGCTGCCGGGCTCCTTGTCGCTTGGGGCCTGGCGTGCGCAATCGACCAATGAAAGTGGCGAGTCTGACCGGAGCATCTGGGGCCGCCGTTTGGGGCTGCAAGGAAATGCCCTGCAGAACTTTCTGGATGGAAAAACGGTCGACTGGGCCGATCATACCTTTCGTACTGGCTTTAACCAGGATTACAATGCTAGCATCAGCGGAGCAAGCGACCGGGTGAACTATTACCTGTCTATGGGCTACCTCAAAAATGAGGGTACTGTCGTGAGCGATACCTACAAGGCTGTGCGGGCCAATATGAAAATCAATGCAAAGGTGACCGACTGGCTGGAGCTGGGTGCAAACGTAAATTTCCAGGACCGCTCGGACGGGAATATTGATATCGATATGGATCAAATCCTGCGCAACAGCCCGTACGCAGATTATGCAGATGCCAACGGCAATCCGCTGCAATATCCGCTTGGCGAACAGTTCAGCCAGCGGGGGTACAATTATGACTTTCAGAAGAAATACCTGGAGCTGGACAAAGGATATACGGTTTTTAACTCTATTTTCAACGCTAAAATTAAACTGCCCTTTAATATCACGTATTCATTTAATGCCTCGCCGCGCTTGCAGTATTTCCATGACCGTTACTTTATGTCGGCCGAACTACCGGGTTCTAATCCGGCCGATCGTGGTGCAAACCGCGAGCAGACCAAGCGCTTCGACTGGTCGCTCAATAACACCATCAGCTGGGAACAGACTTTTGTGGATAAGCATCGCCTGATGGTAACTTTGGTGCAAGAAGCAGAAGAACAGCAGTCCTGGAAAGATCGCATTGAAGCGCGCAATATTTTGCCTTCGGATGCGCTGGGCTTTCACAACACCAAAAATGGATCAAAGGAAAACAGCAGCTTTGATAGCTACGATACCCATCAGACAGCGGATGCGTTATTGACCCGTTTATTTTATGCCTACGATGACCGCTATATGCTCACGACGTCCATCCGGCGGGATGGTTATTCAGCTTTTGGTACTTCCAACCCCTATGCGACTTTTCCTTCCGTGGCCTTAGCCTGGAACTTTACCAAAGAAAAATTCTTTAAATGGGGCGATGTAATGGATTATGGTAAGTTGCGCGTTTCCTATGGTAAAAATGGAAACAGACAACTGGCCGATCCGAATCTGGCGTTGGCCAACCTGTATTCGGGCAGTGGCAAGATGCATGGCTACCTCAACTCGGCCGGTGAACTGGTTCAATACCGCTACCTGATGGTGGATCGGCTGGCCAATCCAAATCTGCAGTGGGAAAAGACCACAGCCTGGAATTTTGGTCTGGACTTCGGATTTTTAAAAAATCGCATCTCAGGAACACTGGAGTATTATCTGATGCAAACCCACGACATGATCATGGAGCAGAAGCTACCCAATTTTACGGGATTTGGAAGTATTACCACCAACCTGGGGCAGGTGGACAACAAAGGAATTGAGCTGACCTTGAACACCGTCAACCTGCGGAAAGAAAAGTTACAGTGGTCGACCACCTTCAATTTCGCCTACAATAAAAATCTGATCGTGCATCTTTATAAAAACTACCAAGATGTGCTGGATTCCAATGGTAATGTGATCGGCCGTAAGGAAATGGATGAGATTTCGAATAATTGGTTTATTGGACAGCCCATTGGTGCTATCTGGAATTATCAGGTGACAGGAATTTGGCAGGCCAATGAGGCGGCCGAGGCTGCTCAATATGGGCAGGCGCCTGGTGATCCGAAAGTAGCCAATGTGTATACCGCAGATGATGTTGTGAACGGCGATATAACGAAACCTGTATATAATAATAATGACAAGGTTTTTTTAGGGCAGACGGATCCACGTTTCCGTTGGTCGATGCGCAACGAGTTTATCCTATGGAACGACCTTAGTTTTTCTTTTAATATCTATTCGGCGATGGGACACAAAAGCTTGTCGGGCAATTACCTGAATAACGATGATGATGGCGGACGTATGGCTTATGGACTGGCTAATCTGCCCGCAAAGGAATATTGGACACCGGAAAATCCGACCGATCGCTATGGCCGTATCGAGGCTAAGGGACCGATCGGAGCAGAGGGCGCAGCGCAGTTATACGACCGCTCGTTTATCCGGCTCGACAACATCTCGGTAGGCTATACATTGCCAAGACATCTGACCTCCAAATATAACCTCAACCGGGTGAAGCTGTATGGTACGGTGCGGAATGTGGCGACGTGGACAAAGGACTGGGAATACGGCGATCCAGAGACTTTCCATCCCGACAACAACCCGAGTGGATGGGCCTCAAGGGTCTTTACTTTCGGTGTGAATTTATCTTTATAA
- a CDS encoding TolB family protein, with protein sequence MKKLFCIAVQLFTLLIVSSCSKDSVDNGSGSSTYPAALKGTIYYDWATEGVLKMSLPDGIGGSFIPDDSKLNNFDISRDGKWKLTAVNASRLGQYDVKFTISDMNSGNIVEEFIYNSPAGNTYCKGYLSPDNSLIMVTSNDFQDGVTILKRNGEFVARIVDINGERLGFNESRVWLPGNNIVLTHGKYIIKIAPPYNSGALVKEMNYQDWGKLTVNQAGTQFALNIGNHIYTMDVDGNNLKQVTSSNFKESIPEFSPDGKYLLIGTNYRSTGTLGYLWDLKIIPNDGKQHDVGLEINSASEVLPVIWKGKDRIESADGQMIWR encoded by the coding sequence ATGAAAAAGTTATTTTGCATAGCTGTACAGCTATTTACTTTATTGATTGTCAGCTCTTGCTCAAAGGATAGTGTGGACAATGGTAGCGGATCGAGCACTTACCCCGCTGCATTGAAGGGAACGATTTATTACGATTGGGCGACTGAAGGGGTGCTGAAGATGAGCTTACCCGATGGCATCGGTGGATCTTTTATACCAGACGACTCAAAGCTCAATAATTTTGATATTTCGCGCGATGGAAAATGGAAACTAACCGCAGTAAATGCAAGCAGACTCGGCCAATACGATGTAAAGTTTACGATCAGTGATATGAACAGTGGCAACATCGTTGAAGAATTTATTTATAACAGTCCTGCTGGCAACACCTACTGCAAAGGCTACTTGTCCCCCGACAACAGCTTGATCATGGTTACGTCAAATGACTTTCAGGACGGGGTGACCATTTTAAAGCGAAACGGCGAATTTGTCGCACGTATTGTAGATATCAATGGTGAACGGCTGGGTTTCAACGAATCCCGGGTATGGCTACCAGGAAATAACATTGTCTTGACACATGGAAAGTATATTATAAAAATCGCTCCCCCTTATAACTCTGGAGCCTTGGTGAAGGAAATGAACTATCAGGACTGGGGCAAGCTGACGGTCAACCAGGCGGGAACACAATTTGCGCTTAACATCGGCAATCACATCTACACCATGGATGTAGACGGAAATAACCTCAAGCAGGTCACTTCAAGTAATTTTAAAGAATCGATACCAGAATTCTCACCCGATGGAAAATACCTATTGATTGGTACCAATTATCGGTCTACGGGAACACTTGGATACCTATGGGACCTGAAAATTATTCCGAATGATGGTAAGCAGCACGATGTTGGTTTAGAAATCAATAGTGCTTCCGAAGTCCTTCCTGTCATTTGGAAAGGAAAAGACAGAATTGAAAGCGCTGATGGACAGATGATTTGGCGGTAA